One stretch of Candidatus Poribacteria bacterium DNA includes these proteins:
- a CDS encoding right-handed parallel beta-helix repeat-containing protein — protein sequence MRSADNRIHSIILILSLSFWIGCQGGAFNIGEIGTSENPLQKSGELTENEVWAGKIQIVGDVIVPEGKTLTIRSDSVVGLDSETGTHQLIIRGSLYAEGDPDRMIIFGLLGSETKPPKTGDWVGIRFEGTSPNSHLSYCRIQEADIALSSESDGVQIEGCLLQNNKMAILCNDSSPTISDNQIDKNGTAIKCLKNASPEITRNSILANELGIVCDDDSRPTIHYNEISSNYQDAIRCHASASPEIVSNNITANGGWAVYDGGRLRENYIRGNKEIGPDVVDRGTGRESGQFYGVDEVLDPLAAPVPDAGTQREGY from the coding sequence ATGCGATCTGCCGACAATAGAATCCACTCCATCATCTTGATATTATCCCTATCCTTCTGGATTGGCTGCCAAGGCGGTGCTTTCAACATCGGCGAGATTGGGACTAGCGAGAATCCGCTCCAAAAATCAGGCGAGTTGACGGAAAATGAGGTGTGGGCGGGGAAGATCCAAATTGTTGGTGATGTCATCGTCCCTGAAGGGAAGACGCTGACCATCCGATCCGACTCGGTTGTCGGTCTCGATTCGGAAACTGGCACTCATCAACTGATTATCCGCGGGTCGCTGTATGCAGAGGGCGATCCAGACCGTATGATTATATTTGGTTTACTCGGATCCGAAACAAAACCGCCCAAAACTGGCGATTGGGTGGGCATCCGATTTGAAGGAACGAGTCCCAACTCTCATCTGAGTTACTGTCGTATTCAGGAAGCTGACATAGCGCTATCGTCCGAATCCGATGGCGTGCAGATTGAAGGCTGTTTGCTACAAAACAACAAGATGGCAATTCTCTGTAACGATAGCTCTCCAACGATAAGCGACAACCAAATTGACAAAAATGGCACAGCAATTAAATGTCTGAAAAATGCGTCCCCAGAGATAACTCGAAACTCCATCCTAGCAAATGAGCTAGGGATTGTCTGCGATGATGACTCCCGACCAACGATTCATTACAACGAAATATCCAGTAACTATCAAGATGCGATTAGGTGTCACGCCTCTGCTTCACCTGAGATTGTGTCAAATAACATCACTGCCAATGGAGGTTGGGCGGTATATGATGGTGGCCGCCTACGCGAAAATTACATTCGTGGGAATAAGGAGATAGGGCCTGACGTCGTTGACCGCGGCACGGGACGCGAGAGTGGGCAATTCTACGGTGTAGACGAAGTTTTAGATCCGCTCGCAGCGCCTGTGCCTGACGCCGGGACACAACGGGAAGGGTACTAG
- a CDS encoding HAMP domain-containing histidine kinase → MFFKRQRTVPTGYAASNFLLTYFVVGLVILSLAFVYYTRRLLQHNEVFVKQVEPLAHLTAVLLSLNDGQLQSQLSQIINKELLTESRLSFIMTDADDGQVQIAKNLSDKIIEKKIDDGIPLSDAEKSKLIDILNRMKRNEPIPLHNFMSDGYLYHGEADANAIDRLPFVITDLKDNPRQWKIWDQWLKAEIATPEQYERAKRLVHNSKAMGRFVLLQTNPGRPLQGHLYYEVTPDYIIFVMPIVLVVVFSTILIVGFLSYRRIKTVEQASIWGGLAKETAHQLGTPISSLMGWVELSMELDKQQGDSKTTEIYANMQSDLTRLQRITERFGKIGSYPQQTRIDINTVIGDAVAYFQKRLPNLSKQVELRVVDRKLPEIVANADLLQWVFENLIRNSLDAIDKENGVIEIDPRLHPKEHQIVIRYRDNGQGIPRQNRNKIFRPGMTTKKHGWGLGLTLVKRIIEAYHHGQIRLVHTSSQGTTFEIVLPVETAEDQKTAKLLTKVSLFWMKSKERKKGEQSVSAKHNT, encoded by the coding sequence ATGTTTTTCAAACGTCAGAGAACTGTTCCCACGGGCTACGCCGCCTCCAATTTCTTGCTTACCTACTTCGTTGTTGGGTTGGTGATTCTTTCGCTTGCCTTCGTGTATTATACCCGACGGCTTCTCCAACATAATGAAGTTTTTGTGAAGCAGGTAGAACCATTGGCACATCTTACGGCTGTGCTGCTGAGTCTCAATGATGGGCAACTCCAAAGCCAACTAAGCCAGATTATTAATAAGGAGTTGTTGACTGAAAGCCGGCTCTCATTTATTATGACAGATGCCGACGATGGTCAAGTCCAAATCGCTAAAAATCTTAGCGATAAGATTATTGAAAAAAAAATTGATGATGGCATCCCGCTCTCTGACGCTGAGAAGTCAAAACTTATTGATATTCTCAATAGGATGAAACGGAACGAACCAATACCGCTCCATAATTTCATGTCTGATGGGTATCTTTATCATGGCGAAGCGGATGCTAATGCAATTGATCGACTCCCGTTTGTCATCACGGATTTGAAGGACAATCCCCGGCAGTGGAAGATCTGGGATCAATGGCTTAAAGCGGAGATTGCTACGCCGGAGCAATATGAGCGGGCGAAGAGACTTGTTCATAATTCCAAAGCCATGGGGCGCTTTGTCTTACTGCAAACCAACCCCGGCAGGCCCCTTCAAGGTCATCTGTACTACGAGGTAACCCCTGACTACATCATCTTCGTTATGCCCATCGTGTTGGTCGTAGTCTTCTCGACCATCTTGATTGTCGGCTTTTTGAGCTATCGACGGATTAAAACCGTGGAGCAAGCGTCGATTTGGGGTGGGCTTGCAAAGGAGACCGCGCATCAACTCGGCACACCGATTTCTTCCCTGATGGGGTGGGTCGAGCTATCAATGGAGTTGGACAAGCAGCAAGGAGACAGCAAGACTACCGAAATTTATGCTAATATGCAGAGCGATCTTACTCGACTCCAACGTATTACAGAACGTTTCGGCAAAATTGGATCGTATCCACAACAAACCCGTATCGATATTAACACAGTTATCGGCGATGCCGTTGCTTACTTCCAAAAGCGTTTGCCAAATCTGAGCAAACAGGTTGAATTGCGCGTCGTTGACCGCAAACTTCCCGAAATTGTAGCGAATGCAGATCTGTTACAATGGGTTTTTGAAAATCTGATCCGGAATTCACTTGATGCAATAGACAAAGAAAATGGCGTCATCGAAATTGACCCACGACTCCATCCAAAGGAGCATCAGATTGTCATCCGGTATAGAGATAATGGACAAGGAATTCCCCGGCAAAACAGAAATAAAATCTTTCGTCCAGGGATGACAACGAAGAAGCATGGATGGGGACTTGGTTTGACGCTTGTCAAGCGAATCATTGAAGCATATCATCATGGGCAGATTCGACTCGTTCATACTAGTTCCCAAGGGACAACCTTCGAGATTGTATTGCCCGTAGAAACGGCTGAGGATCAGAAAACAGCTAAACTTCTGACGAAAGTGTCACTGTTCTGGATGAAATCTAAGGAGAGAAAGAAAGGGGAACAAAGTGTTAGCGCAAAACATAACACGTAA
- a CDS encoding response regulator, with amino-acid sequence MLAQNITRKILWVDDEIDALQPHILLLREKSYDVTPVSNGTDAISLLKESYYDAVLLDQVMPGQDGMSTLDRIREINPILPVIMVTQGSEDRLIDEALGKRVSDFLVKPIGVAQIASTLKRVLDQTNIVEAQVPRNYTHDFNQIRATKDADPDWREWIEIYLKLLEWDREFNHLAQTGLEETHLEQKKECNALFSGYVQENYLRWLKGEDSPILSVDVVDKFVIPHLREERQVYLIVVDCLRLDHWIAIEPVLQPYFYIDRDYYFSILPSATLYSRNAIFSGLFPQELAERFPQYWQEDAADETSTNRYERQLLQLQLQRAGIKLKSGLKYFKIFDIKGGNEFIRQVSSFDRISLSALVVNFIDMLTHQRSQSDILQQIAPDESAFQSLTKSWFAHSALFEILKIISKQDAVIVLTADHGSVLCNRPSRAYGNRETSTSLRFKVGTNLGCDTDQAIYIDDPKRYRLPAENSSKNYIIAKEDYYFVYPNQFNEYTRQFRGGFQHGGISTGELIIPVVTMTPREQN; translated from the coding sequence GTGTTAGCGCAAAACATAACACGTAAAATCCTTTGGGTTGATGACGAGATTGACGCACTGCAACCCCACATTCTTCTTCTCCGCGAGAAGTCTTACGATGTCACACCAGTTTCCAATGGAACTGATGCGATTTCGTTACTCAAGGAATCCTACTACGACGCTGTTTTGCTGGATCAGGTGATGCCAGGGCAAGATGGTATGTCAACATTGGACCGAATCCGTGAAATTAACCCCATACTACCAGTGATTATGGTCACGCAAGGCAGCGAAGATCGGTTAATTGATGAGGCGCTAGGAAAACGGGTTAGCGACTTTTTGGTGAAACCCATTGGTGTCGCGCAAATCGCTTCGACCCTAAAGCGTGTACTGGATCAGACGAATATCGTTGAAGCACAGGTGCCACGTAACTATACCCACGATTTTAACCAAATCCGTGCCACTAAGGACGCAGATCCAGACTGGCGGGAATGGATAGAAATCTATCTGAAATTACTCGAGTGGGACCGTGAGTTTAATCACTTGGCACAAACAGGACTTGAAGAAACACATTTAGAGCAAAAAAAAGAATGTAACGCTTTATTTTCTGGTTATGTACAGGAAAACTACCTCCGGTGGTTAAAGGGCGAGGATTCTCCTATTCTGTCTGTTGATGTTGTTGATAAATTTGTTATCCCCCACCTCCGTGAGGAACGCCAGGTGTATCTGATCGTCGTTGATTGTCTACGACTCGATCATTGGATAGCAATTGAACCGGTACTCCAACCCTATTTCTATATTGATAGGGATTACTATTTTTCAATTTTACCGAGCGCAACGCTCTACTCGCGTAATGCGATTTTTAGTGGTCTGTTTCCGCAAGAGCTAGCGGAAAGATTTCCACAGTATTGGCAGGAGGATGCCGCGGACGAAACCAGCACGAATCGTTACGAAAGGCAACTCCTCCAACTCCAACTCCAACGTGCAGGAATCAAACTTAAATCGGGATTAAAGTACTTTAAGATCTTCGATATCAAAGGTGGCAATGAGTTTATACGCCAAGTTTCTTCGTTTGATCGAATCAGCCTATCCGCTCTGGTCGTGAATTTCATTGATATGCTGACGCATCAGCGTTCACAGTCAGACATTCTTCAACAGATTGCGCCGGATGAATCCGCCTTTCAATCTCTAACAAAATCGTGGTTCGCTCACTCGGCGCTATTCGAGATCTTAAAAATCATCTCGAAACAGGATGCCGTTATCGTACTAACAGCAGATCACGGTTCGGTCCTCTGTAATCGACCATCAAGAGCGTACGGCAACCGCGAAACCTCTACGAGTCTGCGCTTCAAAGTGGGTACAAATTTAGGCTGCGATACCGATCAAGCTATTTATATCGATGATCCGAAACGGTATAGACTACCTGCCGAAAACTCAAGTAAAAACTACATTATTGCAAAAGAAGATTATTACTTTGTTTACCCCAATCAATTCAATGAATATACCCGCCAGTTCCGAGGTGGTTTCCAACATGGAGGCATCTCAACGGGAGAATTGATTATACCAGTGGTCACAATGACTCCGCGCGAACAAAATTAA
- a CDS encoding Rne/Rng family ribonuclease: MEKEIIISDDEYETRCAVLEDGVLTEIDIERKNDEHTLNNTYKGRVENVLPGMQIAFVNIGLERHAFLHISDIVRDLEEDSSNDDSTKLDLNRKSNDSPKPGRGYPYSISDLIHPNQEILVQVGKEPIGTKGPRVTTCITLPGRYVVYLPTASNIGVSRRIESAEERQRLRDIAEAIRADVEGGFIIRTSAEGKSEKDFATEIQYLVGQWKRIVQQADKIQAPSLVHKEHSFIVRVIRDSFTSEVKRLVIDSKEQYQDAIDYLSSSGSELRSQVKFYDKSTPIFEAYGIDKEIKKALSEKIWLKCGGHLVIQQTEAMVSIDVNTGKFVGKGDPDSTILSANLEAVEEVVRQIRLRDLGGIIVIDFIDMDDPEHRRMVYKMLQQALDKDRARTNLLHISDLGLVEMTRQRTRPSLATVLTESCPYCDGHGSVLSTATITIDLLRSIKKAQRKSRKRRLRVVANEHIVSHLLDEKAGRLRQLEKSMNIQIRLQGDADVHLEDYQIFAEGSNREIYLN; this comes from the coding sequence ATGGAAAAAGAGATTATCATTTCTGACGATGAGTATGAAACGCGATGTGCCGTACTTGAAGATGGCGTTCTAACCGAGATCGATATTGAACGCAAAAATGACGAGCATACGCTTAACAACACCTATAAGGGTCGTGTAGAGAACGTGCTTCCGGGTATGCAGATTGCCTTCGTGAACATTGGACTGGAACGACACGCTTTTCTGCATATTTCAGATATTGTTCGCGATCTGGAAGAGGATAGTTCCAATGACGATTCTACAAAACTCGATCTAAATAGAAAGTCGAACGATTCACCAAAACCCGGAAGGGGATATCCGTATTCTATCAGCGACCTTATTCACCCAAACCAAGAGATCCTAGTGCAGGTTGGAAAAGAGCCGATTGGGACAAAGGGACCCCGTGTAACAACCTGTATCACGCTGCCTGGGCGTTATGTTGTCTATCTGCCCACCGCGTCGAACATCGGTGTGTCCCGCCGGATTGAGTCAGCAGAAGAGAGGCAGCGTCTCAGGGACATTGCTGAAGCGATACGGGCTGACGTCGAGGGTGGATTTATTATTCGGACCTCTGCTGAAGGAAAAAGTGAGAAAGATTTCGCCACAGAGATTCAGTACCTAGTTGGCCAATGGAAACGGATTGTACAACAGGCCGACAAGATACAGGCTCCTAGCCTTGTCCATAAGGAACACAGTTTCATTGTTCGAGTCATTCGAGATTCATTCACAAGTGAAGTCAAGCGGCTTGTCATTGATTCCAAGGAGCAATATCAGGACGCAATAGACTATCTTTCATCTTCTGGCTCTGAACTCCGTTCACAGGTCAAGTTCTATGACAAATCTACACCCATTTTTGAAGCCTACGGCATTGATAAAGAAATCAAAAAGGCGCTGAGTGAAAAAATATGGCTCAAATGTGGTGGGCACCTCGTTATTCAACAGACCGAAGCGATGGTCTCTATTGATGTCAATACAGGGAAATTTGTCGGGAAAGGAGACCCCGACAGTACCATCTTGAGTGCAAACCTAGAGGCTGTTGAAGAAGTCGTGCGGCAGATTCGTCTAAGAGATCTTGGGGGAATTATCGTCATTGATTTTATTGATATGGATGACCCCGAGCATCGACGAATGGTCTATAAGATGCTGCAGCAGGCGTTAGACAAAGATCGGGCTCGAACTAACCTGTTACACATATCCGATCTTGGACTTGTGGAAATGACACGGCAGCGGACCCGTCCCAGTTTAGCGACTGTTCTGACTGAATCTTGTCCCTATTGTGATGGACACGGTTCAGTCCTTTCAACTGCTACCATCACGATTGATCTGCTCCGATCTATCAAGAAAGCGCAACGGAAATCCCGGAAACGACGTTTGAGGGTGGTTGCAAATGAACACATTGTATCCCATCTGCTCGACGAGAAAGCCGGTAGATTGCGCCAACTTGAAAAATCTATGAATATACAGATTCGGCTGCAAGGGGACGCGGATGTGCATCTTGAGGATTATCAAATCTTTGCAGAAGGTTCAAATCGCGAGATTTACTTGAATTAA
- the rplU gene encoding 50S ribosomal protein L21, giving the protein MYAVFASGGKQHRVQVDTLIDIEKLDAPAGEEVTLSEILAIGDGNGNVQVGTPYLEDAAVVGEVVQQAKNKKIIVFKSKRRKGYKRKLGHRQQFTRLRITEIRDGNNAPNKENENGS; this is encoded by the coding sequence ATGTATGCTGTATTTGCCTCGGGTGGGAAACAGCATCGTGTTCAGGTGGATACGCTAATTGACATTGAAAAGTTAGATGCGCCTGCCGGTGAAGAAGTGACCCTATCAGAAATATTGGCTATAGGCGATGGTAACGGCAACGTGCAAGTCGGCACACCATATCTTGAAGATGCCGCTGTCGTCGGCGAAGTAGTACAACAAGCTAAGAACAAAAAAATTATCGTTTTCAAGTCGAAAAGGCGCAAGGGTTATAAGCGGAAACTTGGACACCGGCAGCAATTTACCCGATTACGCATTACTGAAATACGAGACGGAAATAACGCACCCAACAAGGAAAACGAAAATGGCTCATAA
- the rpmA gene encoding 50S ribosomal protein L27: MAHKKGGGSTSNGRDSIGKRLGVKRFSGSVVTAGSILVRQRGTHIHPGRNVGVGNDYTLFSKIDGYVWFERKDKFRRKISVYPQRPEF; the protein is encoded by the coding sequence ATGGCTCATAAAAAAGGCGGCGGAAGTACGAGTAATGGACGAGATAGTATCGGTAAACGGCTTGGTGTCAAGCGGTTTTCTGGCAGTGTTGTGACCGCTGGGAGCATTCTGGTTCGACAGCGAGGCACACACATCCACCCCGGAAGGAACGTTGGGGTTGGGAACGACTACACGCTTTTCTCGAAGATTGATGGCTATGTCTGGTTTGAGCGGAAGGATAAGTTTCGCAGGAAAATTAGCGTGTATCCACAACGTCCCGAATTCTAG
- a CDS encoding cation-transporting P-type ATPase, with amino-acid sequence MSNWYSQKIPHLLHEFKTDLDHGLSSQEATSQRGKYGSNELLQTHDRSFFALLLRQFANLTVILLFVVICLLFYLQRTIHEILVFSAILCFHVLWRFIHAGRAHSQLQAIKTHLEVSVSVIRDGGVLKLPPNAIVPGDLLLLKEGDYVPADARIVEADALVVDEAPVFGTTAYTHKNDEDISTPNLSPNKQSNMIFAGTYVLEGEARAIVVGINDQLEINRSDKRTPAMVDLDAEAEVQMGLFYDYFQIIGGILGAVAIGLAFLLQDKSAHWSEILFLSFGFVVAAIPEGIASASRAILTQHAYTLLQKGVAIRNLVNLERLGKLTTVCVDEVGNFMTEEMAVSHVFVDDSLVDRETWEAWLKSRDEHISAETDEATILTALPDSEMPREFPLLILLASHCAADTSRSGMAEASTVVEVSISDTLNQVAERIGFDLERYNEAFTKIDEQIQTSECPYKTLVFALQDGKFLKLMFGDAEAILQTCHRIQVDGNANYMSFDQKQLIHQAIEYLSNSKTQAFAVAYRNLNTPPPLEDTQHNMTFLGFITFMELEYPDSKQSIQSSLDAGLKIVTITDRDRNAALDIAKELAIVQDKHGVVTQEDLADFSDEQYESIVNRLLVYCRPTPEQKQNLVQHLKRLGYSVGFWGKSPLDLRAMRMADVGFASAARSSHIVQHRAGCVVLNEGFGVITDLMRQVRESYINLRSSMRWLLSCSLAQVLTLVIGYALPHFAFFFPALRDLPMPLTLLQLFWVHLLVSLIPLMSLGCDRIRGDIRYSRPQTIPPFLSRADFYDMMLRSIVIASMTIFSFILTSVNTDATPQNPHATAQTAACTTLIFGLLISSFQCHRLFWESVFQRIRANLPLCFTILACIALHLSIVYLPTTQQIFGFAPLIQEWQWILAFCAVLLFLPLNLTTRRR; translated from the coding sequence ATGTCAAATTGGTACTCCCAAAAGATCCCACATCTTCTACATGAATTCAAAACAGACCTCGATCATGGGTTGAGCAGTCAGGAAGCTACTTCCCAACGTGGAAAATACGGCAGCAATGAACTCCTGCAAACCCATGACCGTTCATTCTTTGCTCTCTTATTAAGACAATTCGCCAATTTAACAGTCATACTCCTGTTCGTTGTTATTTGCCTCCTTTTCTACCTTCAACGCACGATTCACGAAATCCTAGTATTTTCGGCCATTCTTTGTTTTCATGTCCTTTGGAGATTCATTCACGCTGGGCGGGCGCACTCTCAACTTCAGGCTATTAAAACCCATTTAGAGGTCAGTGTATCCGTTATTCGAGATGGGGGTGTTCTCAAACTACCCCCTAACGCCATTGTCCCCGGGGATCTATTGCTCCTGAAGGAAGGAGACTATGTTCCGGCTGATGCTCGCATCGTTGAGGCTGATGCCTTGGTGGTCGATGAGGCGCCGGTGTTCGGAACGACCGCCTACACGCACAAAAACGATGAAGATATCTCCACTCCAAATCTGTCACCCAACAAGCAAAGTAATATGATCTTTGCCGGAACCTATGTCTTGGAAGGAGAAGCACGCGCAATTGTTGTTGGAATCAACGATCAGCTGGAGATAAACCGATCCGATAAGCGTACGCCCGCTATGGTTGACCTAGATGCCGAAGCGGAAGTACAGATGGGCCTCTTTTACGATTATTTCCAAATTATCGGGGGAATTTTAGGAGCGGTAGCGATCGGCCTAGCGTTTCTACTTCAAGATAAAAGTGCCCATTGGAGTGAAATCCTGTTTCTTAGTTTTGGCTTTGTTGTGGCTGCGATTCCAGAAGGGATTGCCTCAGCGAGTCGGGCCATCCTAACCCAACACGCTTATACACTTTTACAGAAAGGAGTCGCAATCCGTAATCTTGTCAATTTGGAAAGATTGGGCAAACTTACGACGGTATGCGTTGATGAAGTAGGCAATTTTATGACGGAGGAGATGGCTGTTTCGCACGTTTTTGTCGATGACAGTCTCGTCGATCGCGAGACGTGGGAAGCTTGGTTGAAATCCCGTGATGAACACATATCGGCTGAGACTGATGAAGCTACAATTTTAACGGCCTTACCCGATTCAGAAATGCCACGAGAATTTCCGCTGCTAATTCTGCTTGCAAGCCACTGTGCTGCTGATACAAGCAGGAGTGGTATGGCGGAAGCTTCGACTGTAGTGGAAGTAAGCATCAGCGATACGCTGAACCAAGTTGCCGAAAGAATTGGATTTGACTTGGAGCGTTATAATGAAGCCTTCACCAAGATTGATGAACAGATTCAGACATCAGAATGCCCATATAAAACACTCGTTTTTGCACTCCAAGACGGGAAGTTCTTAAAATTGATGTTCGGTGATGCAGAGGCAATCCTGCAAACTTGCCACCGCATTCAGGTCGATGGAAATGCTAACTACATGAGTTTCGACCAGAAACAGTTGATACATCAGGCAATTGAATACCTATCAAATAGCAAAACTCAAGCTTTCGCTGTCGCCTATCGAAACCTAAACACTCCGCCCCCGCTCGAAGATACGCAACATAACATGACCTTTTTAGGCTTTATCACTTTTATGGAGTTAGAGTACCCTGATTCAAAGCAGAGTATCCAATCCAGTCTAGATGCAGGACTAAAAATCGTCACAATAACAGATAGAGACAGGAATGCCGCTCTAGATATCGCCAAAGAATTGGCTATTGTTCAAGATAAACACGGTGTTGTTACGCAAGAAGACTTGGCTGATTTCAGTGATGAGCAGTATGAATCGATTGTAAATCGCTTACTTGTATATTGCCGCCCTACCCCTGAACAAAAACAGAACTTGGTACAACATCTAAAGCGTCTCGGTTATTCTGTTGGATTCTGGGGAAAATCACCACTCGATTTGCGGGCGATGCGAATGGCAGATGTCGGTTTCGCTTCCGCTGCGCGCTCATCCCATATTGTACAACACCGCGCAGGGTGTGTAGTACTTAACGAGGGCTTTGGTGTCATCACAGATCTCATGCGTCAGGTCCGTGAATCATATATCAACTTGAGAAGTTCAATGCGCTGGCTGCTCTCCTGCAGCCTTGCACAGGTTCTCACGCTTGTCATCGGATACGCGCTACCGCATTTCGCTTTCTTTTTTCCCGCGCTACGTGATTTACCTATGCCGTTGACCCTGCTGCAGCTGTTCTGGGTTCATTTACTGGTAAGTTTGATACCACTGATGAGTTTGGGATGCGATCGCATCCGTGGTGATATTAGATATAGCAGACCGCAAACGATTCCACCCTTCCTATCACGAGCGGATTTCTACGATATGATGCTGCGCAGCATTGTCATCGCATCAATGACTATTTTTAGTTTTATTCTTACATCTGTAAATACAGATGCGACTCCGCAGAACCCTCATGCCACCGCACAAACGGCAGCATGTACCACATTGATTTTTGGGCTGTTGATTTCGAGTTTTCAGTGCCATCGCCTTTTCTGGGAATCTGTTTTTCAAAGGATAAGGGCAAATCTGCCCTTATGTTTTACTATCTTGGCGTGTATTGCGCTGCATCTCTCTATCGTCTATCTGCCAACAACGCAACAAATATTCGGTTTTGCGCCGCTTATCCAAGAGTGGCAATGGATACTTGCATTCTGTGCCGTTCTCCTATTTTTGCCCTTGAACCTCACGACTCGGCGCCGTTAG
- a CDS encoding aminotransferase class V-fold PLP-dependent enzyme, with translation MRYPANQQVVQGADHNFDANVYTRLGVKPFINANLPFTFLSATVVWPEVRRAIDEAAHYMVDVVELQRAVGRRLAEISGAESGLVSSGAAGSMALATAACIAGTDPEKIWQLPDTTGLKDQVIMWGGRSIFDSALRLVGGKPVVAKSLDALRRSINDKTAMLCTGYSADPDPVNPPPLAEMVAICKSAGIPVFVDAAGGIPPIDNIQRYARMGIDLYGFSGGKGLRGPQASGLLLGRRYLIEAALANATPVEGAVCRAMKVGKEEIIGCMAALEKWLTIDLDALYREQTETLKIIAGYVESVPGIETKIELRNGSNRFMQLIVDWDEEALGLTVDECGRELREGSPPISVLCNYNPYVTRVREFFPPAPPDARLVKRQSSPLTVFSLSLQPGEERIVGTRLRDVLFAARARTSAR, from the coding sequence ATGCGTTATCCAGCCAACCAGCAGGTGGTACAAGGAGCAGATCACAACTTTGACGCCAATGTTTATACGCGTCTAGGTGTCAAACCGTTCATCAATGCTAACCTTCCCTTCACGTTTCTGAGCGCGACGGTGGTATGGCCAGAGGTGCGCCGTGCAATCGATGAAGCAGCGCATTATATGGTTGATGTGGTCGAATTGCAAAGGGCTGTGGGCAGACGGCTTGCGGAAATTTCGGGTGCGGAATCCGGCCTGGTCTCTTCTGGTGCTGCGGGATCTATGGCGCTGGCAACAGCAGCATGTATCGCCGGCACCGATCCGGAGAAGATTTGGCAACTGCCTGACACCACGGGTCTTAAAGATCAGGTGATTATGTGGGGTGGACGTAGTATCTTTGACAGTGCGTTGCGACTAGTGGGAGGCAAGCCGGTAGTGGCTAAGTCGCTGGACGCACTGCGTCGCTCCATCAACGATAAAACCGCCATGCTTTGTACGGGATATTCCGCTGATCCAGATCCTGTCAATCCACCTCCGCTAGCAGAGATGGTGGCGATATGTAAGTCTGCCGGTATACCCGTATTTGTGGACGCAGCCGGTGGTATCCCGCCCATTGACAATATCCAGCGGTATGCACGCATGGGCATAGACCTGTATGGGTTTAGCGGCGGCAAAGGGTTACGGGGACCGCAAGCTAGCGGCCTGTTGCTCGGGCGCCGGTACCTGATTGAGGCAGCGCTTGCCAATGCCACCCCAGTTGAGGGTGCCGTGTGCCGCGCAATGAAGGTCGGAAAGGAAGAGATTATCGGTTGTATGGCAGCGCTTGAAAAGTGGCTGACGATTGATCTTGATGCGTTGTATCGCGAACAGACGGAAACTCTGAAAATAATCGCGGGGTATGTTGAATCTGTGCCCGGTATTGAAACTAAGATTGAACTCCGTAACGGTAGTAACCGCTTCATGCAGTTGATTGTGGATTGGGATGAAGAGGCTTTGGGGCTGACTGTAGATGAGTGCGGACGCGAGTTGCGCGAGGGGAGTCCGCCTATATCGGTGCTGTGTAACTATAATCCTTATGTGACGAGGGTCCGCGAATTTTTCCCCCCGGCTCCCCCTGATGCAAGATTAGTCAAGCGGCAGAGTAGTCCACTGACAGTGTTCTCTCTCAGCCTTCAGCCCGGCGAAGAACGGATTGTTGGCACCCGACTTCGTGATGTATTGTTTGCAGCACGTGCCAGGACCTCGGCACGGTAA